From the genome of Phreatobacter cathodiphilus, one region includes:
- the mbfA gene encoding iron exporter MbfA yields the protein MLSRFSIPGFGSRRRFDDLSEQEILALAISSEEEDGQIYRAYAAKLAAQYPHSAAVFEGMAATEDEHRRRLIDLYISRFGDFIVPVRREHVSGYYARNPVWLVENLSLDRVREEAAEMERQASAFYLAAAARAGDADTRKLLGDLAAAEAGHQREANALGETHLTEEGRAGEDAAAHRQFVLTWVQPGLAGLMDGSVSTLAPIFATAFATQNPWTTFLVGLSASIGAGISMGFTEAAHDDGKVSGRGSPWKRGIASGVMTAVGGLGHALPYLIPNFWTATAIAFAVVFIELWAIVWIQNRYMETPFLRATFQIVLGGALVLAAGILIGGA from the coding sequence ATGCTCAGCCGCTTCTCCATTCCCGGTTTCGGCTCCAGGCGCCGCTTCGACGATCTCAGCGAACAGGAGATTCTGGCGCTCGCCATCTCCTCGGAGGAGGAGGACGGGCAGATCTACCGCGCCTATGCGGCGAAGCTCGCCGCGCAATACCCGCATTCCGCCGCGGTGTTCGAGGGCATGGCGGCGACGGAGGACGAGCACCGCCGCAGGCTCATCGACCTCTACATCAGCCGGTTCGGCGACTTCATCGTGCCGGTCCGCCGCGAGCACGTCTCCGGCTACTATGCGCGCAACCCGGTCTGGCTGGTCGAAAACCTGTCGCTCGACCGGGTGCGGGAGGAGGCCGCCGAGATGGAGCGGCAGGCGAGCGCCTTCTATCTGGCGGCAGCGGCGCGGGCGGGCGATGCTGATACCCGCAAGCTCCTGGGCGACCTCGCCGCGGCGGAAGCCGGCCACCAGCGCGAGGCCAATGCTCTCGGCGAAACCCACCTGACCGAGGAGGGCCGCGCCGGCGAGGATGCCGCCGCCCACCGCCAGTTCGTGCTGACCTGGGTTCAGCCGGGCCTCGCCGGCCTGATGGACGGTTCGGTGTCGACGCTGGCGCCGATCTTCGCCACCGCCTTCGCCACGCAGAACCCCTGGACGACCTTCCTGGTCGGGCTCTCGGCCTCGATCGGCGCTGGCATCTCCATGGGCTTCACCGAGGCCGCCCACGACGACGGCAAGGTGTCGGGGCGCGGGTCGCCGTGGAAGCGCGGCATCGCCTCGGGCGTGATGACGGCGGTCGGCGGGCTCGGTCACGCGCTGCCCTATCTCATCCCGAACTTCTGGACCGCGACGGCCATCGCCTTCGCCGTGGTCTTCATCGAGCTCTGGGCGATCGTCTGGATCCAGAACCGGTACATGGAGACGCCCTTCCTCCGGGCGACCTTCCAGATCGTGCTGGGCGGCGCGCTGGTGCTGGCGGCCGGCATCCTCATCGGCGGCGCCTGA
- a CDS encoding DUF5343 domain-containing protein, which translates to MAPLPYLTSPGNIDKALTGIKQAAVPDRVSQDFVKTILKIPGGSGDQMTSFLKKLGFANLDGSPNDLYKRFRNPTSSGTAIAGAIRQAYAPLYVRNEYMHELSDKDLLGLVVEETGQPHDSSPVKLIVSTIKHLKSFADFSPAPASEIVPAADTSDRPKNDSASPVRGKENIGLNLGYTINLNLPATSDSAVFDAIFRSLREHLLRSDDA; encoded by the coding sequence ATGGCACCGCTCCCTTATCTAACGTCCCCCGGGAACATCGACAAAGCGCTAACCGGCATCAAGCAGGCGGCTGTACCCGATCGAGTTAGCCAGGATTTTGTGAAAACAATTCTCAAAATTCCAGGTGGATCCGGCGATCAAATGACGTCGTTTCTTAAAAAGCTCGGCTTTGCAAATCTTGATGGCTCCCCAAACGATCTTTATAAGCGCTTCCGCAATCCGACATCATCGGGAACTGCAATCGCAGGAGCTATACGGCAGGCTTATGCGCCACTGTATGTTCGCAACGAATATATGCATGAATTGAGCGATAAGGATCTACTTGGCCTCGTCGTTGAAGAAACAGGCCAACCTCATGATTCCTCACCTGTTAAGTTGATTGTAAGCACAATTAAGCACCTAAAGAGCTTCGCAGATTTTTCGCCGGCACCTGCTTCAGAAATAGTTCCAGCCGCGGATACTTCGGATCGCCCAAAGAATGATTCAGCAAGCCCCGTTCGCGGGAAAGAAAACATCGGTCTGAATCTCGGTTACACAATTAACTTGAATCTGCCTGCAACAAGCGATTCAGCTGTGTTTGACGCGATATTCAGAAGCCTTCGCGAGCATTTACTTAGGAGCGACGATGCCTAA
- a CDS encoding Swt1 family HEPN domain-containing protein, whose product MPNRPDGLIRAFGMSGIQISAGLSRVEKSFGILLGHDASVQAGRKIADYDQFEATLRDEAARMSEIYEVFYCLENSIRKLVEDILIEAEGADWWNSKRVDEERIRKVAASRHRKEVDSGITPRSDNLLFYTTFGELSQIITDNWDLFETVFRSKTAVSNVSNQLNLLRGPIAHCTPTDNLEQERLNLAVKTWFKIMS is encoded by the coding sequence ATGCCTAATAGGCCAGATGGACTTATTCGCGCATTTGGAATGTCAGGAATTCAAATATCGGCTGGATTGTCACGAGTTGAAAAGAGCTTCGGAATATTGCTCGGCCACGATGCCTCCGTACAAGCCGGTCGTAAAATTGCAGACTACGATCAATTCGAAGCCACGTTGCGCGATGAAGCTGCACGAATGTCTGAAATTTACGAAGTGTTTTACTGTTTGGAGAATTCGATACGAAAACTTGTCGAAGATATCCTGATCGAAGCTGAGGGTGCAGATTGGTGGAACAGCAAGCGTGTGGATGAAGAGCGGATAAGAAAAGTTGCTGCATCACGGCACAGGAAAGAGGTCGACAGCGGCATCACTCCAAGATCAGACAACCTGCTATTCTATACAACCTTTGGCGAATTGTCCCAAATAATTACAGATAATTGGGATCTATTTGAGACCGTATTTAGGTCGAAAACAGCCGTCAGCAATGTATCTAACCAGCTAAATTTGCTTAGGGGGCCCATCGCTCATTGCACACCCACTGACAACCTCGAACAGGAGCGCCTCAATCTAGCTGTGAAAACCTGGTTCAAAATCATGTCTTGA
- a CDS encoding aspartate aminotransferase family protein, whose translation MSKTSALRVVGDDASTTAIPNDLQAFWMPFTANRSFKARPRMVARAKGLYYYTPEGKQVIDATAGLWCSSAGHSREPIVEAIQKQAAELDFAPTFQFGHPKAFELASRIAALAPNDLDHVFFCNSGSEAADTALKMAIAYWHARGKASKTRLIGRERGYHGVGFGGITVGGIVANRRVYGSMLAGADHLPHTYNREKQAFSKGEPEWGAHLADELERIVALHDASTIAAVMVEPMAGSTGVLPPPQGYLKRLRELCDKHDILLIFDEVITGFGRLGAPFASERYGVTPDLMTFAKGVTNAAAPMGGVVARKHVYDAFMTGPEHVVELFHGYTYSAHPIACAAGLATLDLYRDEGLFERSKALEPVWADAIFSKLKGKPGVLDIRQVGLTAAVDFEGWKDAPGKRAFVAMDKAFHDEGMMVRTSGDCLVVTPPFIVTEDDIAQIADKLSNVIDATVNPS comes from the coding sequence ATGTCCAAGACGAGCGCGCTGCGTGTGGTCGGCGACGACGCCAGCACCACCGCCATTCCGAACGACCTCCAGGCCTTCTGGATGCCGTTCACGGCCAACCGCTCGTTCAAGGCGCGCCCGCGCATGGTCGCCCGCGCCAAGGGCCTCTACTACTACACGCCCGAGGGCAAGCAGGTGATCGACGCCACGGCGGGCCTGTGGTGCTCCAGCGCCGGCCATTCGCGCGAGCCGATCGTCGAGGCGATCCAGAAGCAGGCGGCCGAGCTCGACTTCGCTCCGACCTTCCAGTTCGGCCACCCCAAGGCCTTCGAGCTGGCGAGCCGCATCGCGGCGCTGGCCCCGAACGACCTCGACCACGTCTTCTTCTGCAATTCCGGCTCGGAAGCCGCCGACACCGCGCTGAAGATGGCGATCGCCTACTGGCACGCCCGCGGCAAGGCTTCCAAGACCCGCCTCATCGGCCGCGAGCGCGGCTATCACGGCGTCGGCTTCGGCGGCATTACGGTCGGCGGCATCGTCGCCAACCGCCGCGTCTACGGCTCCATGCTGGCCGGCGCCGACCACCTGCCGCACACCTACAACCGCGAGAAGCAGGCCTTCTCCAAGGGCGAGCCGGAGTGGGGCGCCCATCTCGCCGACGAGCTGGAGCGCATCGTCGCCCTGCACGACGCCTCCACCATCGCCGCCGTCATGGTCGAGCCGATGGCCGGCTCCACCGGCGTGCTGCCGCCGCCGCAGGGTTACCTGAAGCGCCTGCGCGAGCTCTGCGACAAGCACGACATCCTGCTCATCTTCGACGAGGTCATCACCGGCTTCGGCCGCCTCGGCGCGCCCTTCGCCTCCGAGCGCTACGGCGTCACCCCCGATCTCATGACCTTCGCCAAGGGCGTCACCAACGCCGCCGCGCCGATGGGCGGCGTCGTCGCCCGCAAGCACGTCTACGACGCCTTCATGACCGGGCCGGAGCATGTGGTGGAGCTCTTCCACGGCTACACCTATTCGGCCCATCCGATCGCCTGCGCCGCCGGCCTCGCCACCCTCGACCTCTACCGCGACGAGGGCCTGTTCGAGCGCTCCAAGGCGCTGGAGCCGGTCTGGGCCGACGCCATCTTCTCCAAGCTCAAGGGCAAGCCGGGCGTCCTCGACATCCGTCAGGTCGGCCTCACCGCCGCCGTCGATTTCGAGGGCTGGAAGGACGCGCCGGGCAAGCGCGCCTTCGTCGCCATGGACAAGGCCTTCCACGACGAGGGCATGATGGTCCGCACCTCCGGCGACTGTCTGGTGGTGACCCCGCCCTTCATCGTCACCGAGGACGACATCGCGCAGATCGCCGACAAGCTGTCGAACGTCATCGACGCGACGGTCAATCCGTCCTGA
- a CDS encoding L-idonate 5-dehydrogenase, giving the protein MKALVIHAPHDLRLEEREVAPLRPGEVAVRIGAGGICGSDLHYFHNGGFGAVRLKEPMILGHEIAGTVERVGAEVASVKPGDRVAVSPSRPCGHCRYCLEGMANHCLNMRFYGSAMPFPHIQGAFREVLVCDAVQAHRVAEGVSLGEAAFCEPLAVCLHAARRAGPLLGKRVLVTGCGPIGALCILAARAAGAAEVVATDVAEATLAVVKGMGVATTLNTAADPEALRPYEADKGSFDVLFEASGNMKALTGALAALKPGAVIVQVGTGGDFTLPISVLVAKELELRGTFRFHHEFATAVAMIGERRIDVRPLLTATLPMERAVEAFHLASDRSKAMKVQIAFG; this is encoded by the coding sequence ATGAAGGCGCTCGTCATCCATGCCCCCCACGACCTGAGGCTCGAGGAGCGCGAGGTCGCCCCCCTCCGGCCGGGCGAGGTCGCGGTCAGGATCGGGGCGGGCGGCATCTGCGGCTCCGACCTGCACTATTTCCACAACGGAGGGTTCGGCGCGGTGCGCCTCAAGGAGCCGATGATCCTCGGCCACGAGATCGCCGGCACCGTGGAGCGGGTCGGGGCGGAGGTCGCCTCGGTGAAGCCGGGCGATCGTGTCGCCGTGAGCCCGTCGCGGCCCTGCGGCCATTGCCGCTACTGTCTGGAGGGCATGGCCAACCACTGCCTGAACATGCGCTTCTACGGCTCGGCCATGCCCTTTCCGCACATCCAGGGAGCGTTCCGCGAGGTGCTGGTCTGCGACGCCGTCCAGGCGCACAGGGTGGCGGAGGGGGTGAGCCTGGGGGAGGCCGCCTTCTGCGAGCCGCTGGCGGTCTGCCTCCACGCCGCGCGGCGGGCGGGGCCGCTGCTCGGCAAGCGCGTTCTCGTCACCGGCTGCGGGCCGATCGGGGCGCTCTGCATTCTCGCCGCGCGAGCGGCGGGCGCGGCCGAGGTGGTCGCCACCGACGTCGCCGAGGCGACGCTGGCGGTGGTGAAGGGCATGGGCGTCGCGACGACGCTGAACACGGCCGCCGATCCCGAAGCGCTCAGACCCTACGAGGCGGACAAGGGCAGCTTCGACGTGCTGTTCGAGGCCTCCGGCAACATGAAGGCGCTCACCGGGGCGCTCGCCGCCCTGAAGCCGGGCGCCGTCATCGTCCAGGTCGGCACGGGCGGCGACTTCACCCTGCCCATCTCGGTGCTGGTGGCCAAGGAGCTGGAGCTGCGCGGCACGTTCCGCTTCCACCACGAGTTCGCCACCGCCGTGGCGATGATCGGCGAGCGGCGCATCGACGTGCGCCCGCTGCTCACCGCGACGCTGCCGATGGAGCGGGCGGTGGAGGCCTTCCACCTCGCCTCCGACCGTTCGAAGGCGATGAAGGTGCAGATCGCCTTCGGGTGA
- a CDS encoding S-(hydroxymethyl)glutathione dehydrogenase/class III alcohol dehydrogenase, which produces MKTRAAVAWEAGKPLTIETIDIDGPKPGEVLVEIMATGVCHTDAYTLSGLDSEGKFPAILGHEGAGIVREVGAGVTSVKVGDHVIPLYTPECRACKTCLSQRSNLCTAIRGTQGQGLMPDQTTRFSCEPVGGRGRNEVFHYMGCSTFSNFTVLPEIAVAKVREDAPFDKICYIGCGVTTGIGAVIYTAKVWPGANVVVFGLGGIGLNVIQGARMVGADKIIGVDLNPAKVEMAKKFGMTHFVNPDEVGRDKVVQAIVDLTGGGADFSFECIGNVHTMRQALECCHRGWGESIIIGVAPSGTEISTRPFQLVTGRVWKGSAFGGARGRTDVPKIVDWYMEGKIDIDSLITHTMPLDEINTAFDLMHEGKSIRSVVVY; this is translated from the coding sequence ATGAAGACACGCGCCGCCGTCGCCTGGGAGGCCGGCAAGCCGCTCACCATCGAAACCATCGACATCGACGGGCCGAAGCCCGGCGAGGTCCTCGTGGAGATCATGGCGACCGGCGTCTGCCACACCGACGCCTACACGCTCTCCGGGCTCGATTCCGAGGGCAAGTTCCCGGCGATCCTCGGCCACGAGGGCGCCGGCATCGTGCGCGAGGTCGGCGCCGGCGTCACCTCGGTGAAGGTCGGCGACCATGTCATCCCGCTCTACACGCCGGAATGCCGCGCCTGCAAAACCTGCCTGTCGCAGCGCTCCAACCTCTGCACCGCCATCCGCGGCACGCAGGGGCAGGGTCTCATGCCCGACCAGACGACGCGCTTCTCCTGCGAGCCGGTGGGCGGCCGCGGGCGGAACGAGGTGTTCCACTACATGGGCTGCTCGACCTTCTCGAACTTCACGGTGCTGCCGGAGATCGCCGTGGCCAAGGTCCGCGAGGACGCCCCCTTCGACAAGATCTGCTACATCGGCTGCGGCGTCACCACCGGCATCGGCGCGGTGATCTACACCGCCAAGGTGTGGCCCGGCGCCAACGTCGTCGTCTTCGGTCTCGGGGGCATCGGCCTCAACGTCATCCAGGGCGCCCGCATGGTCGGCGCCGACAAGATCATCGGCGTCGATCTCAACCCCGCCAAGGTCGAGATGGCGAAGAAGTTCGGCATGACCCATTTCGTCAATCCCGACGAGGTCGGCCGCGACAAGGTCGTGCAGGCCATCGTCGACCTGACCGGTGGCGGCGCCGACTTCTCCTTCGAGTGCATCGGCAACGTCCACACCATGCGCCAGGCGCTGGAATGCTGCCACCGCGGCTGGGGCGAGAGCATCATCATCGGCGTCGCGCCCTCGGGGACGGAAATCTCCACCCGCCCGTTCCAGCTCGTCACCGGCCGCGTCTGGAAGGGCTCGGCCTTCGGCGGGGCGCGCGGCCGTACCGACGTGCCGAAGATCGTCGACTGGTACATGGAGGGGAAGATCGACATCGACAGCCTGATCACCCACACCATGCCCCTGGACGAGATCAACACCGCCTTCGACCTGATGCACGAGGGCAAGTCGATCCGCTCGGTGGTGGTCTACTGA
- a CDS encoding pyridoxamine 5'-phosphate oxidase family protein, producing MPTPAELTQSFWTHLRSDMTVMAGLSAEDGHMRPLTAQLDGEGDHGPVWFFTAKDTDMVEALGAESKKGSITLTSKSHDLFACVHGTFVVDNDRAVIDRLWNRWVAAWYEEGKDDPKLVLLRFDPQKAEIWENATTLWAGIKLMMGADPKEDYEGKVAKVALR from the coding sequence ATGCCGACACCGGCCGAACTGACCCAGTCCTTCTGGACCCATCTGCGCTCGGACATGACCGTCATGGCGGGCCTTTCCGCCGAGGACGGCCATATGCGCCCGCTCACCGCCCAGCTCGACGGCGAGGGCGACCACGGCCCGGTCTGGTTCTTCACGGCGAAGGACACGGACATGGTGGAGGCGCTGGGCGCCGAGTCGAAAAAGGGCTCGATCACCCTCACGTCGAAGTCGCACGACCTCTTCGCCTGCGTCCACGGCACCTTCGTGGTCGACAACGACCGCGCCGTGATCGACCGGCTGTGGAACCGCTGGGTCGCCGCCTGGTACGAGGAGGGCAAGGACGATCCGAAGCTCGTCCTTCTGCGCTTCGATCCGCAGAAGGCGGAGATCTGGGAGAACGCCACCACCCTCTGGGCCGGCATCAAGCTGATGATGGGCGCCGACCCCAAGGAGGACTACGAGGGCAAGGTGGCCAAGGTTGCCCTGCGCTAG
- a CDS encoding regulator produces the protein MAMTETAATRGQPALWTPGDWNAFFGFGTNILVNMLVLTGLLRFVLKMPDSLVFGRILPALGLMMALSTLYYAWLAWKLAKETGRSDVCALPSGVSVPHMFIVTFVIMLPISISTGDPIKGWEAGLAWVFIQSIILMAGGFIAPYIRKVTPRAALLGTLAGVSIAFISMRPAMEMYMTPVIGLTCFAIIMLSWFGGFRYPRGIPAGLVAIAAGMLIAWASVAIGMPIGGVGLDKLGQAFSSFGFSLPIPAIGHTFSGFQFLGIILVTAIPFGIYDLVEAMDNVESAEAAGDHYPTTRVLTADGAVSMIGCLMGNPFINAVYIGHPGWKAMGGRIGYSALTGLMVLVLAWFGIIALLTALIPVVAIAPILLYIGMLIGAQAFQTTPSSHAPAVVLALTPHLAAWAKVLVDGALGAAGTNAAAVGLDKMAQVGVLYHGLEIMGGGAIITGLVLGAVAVFVIEKKFVEAAMFAAAGAVLTFFGFMHGEAVGFARSPGVAFAYLMVAGLLYAASLRDAAAKPSMTAQPAE, from the coding sequence ATGGCCATGACCGAGACCGCCGCCACGCGCGGCCAGCCGGCGCTGTGGACGCCGGGCGACTGGAACGCCTTCTTCGGCTTCGGCACCAACATCCTCGTCAACATGCTGGTGTTGACCGGCCTCCTGCGCTTCGTGCTGAAGATGCCGGACAGCCTGGTCTTCGGCCGCATCCTCCCCGCCCTCGGCCTGATGATGGCGCTCTCGACCCTCTACTACGCCTGGCTCGCCTGGAAACTGGCGAAGGAGACGGGCCGGTCGGACGTCTGCGCGCTGCCCTCGGGGGTGAGCGTGCCGCACATGTTCATCGTCACCTTCGTCATCATGCTGCCGATCTCGATCTCGACCGGCGATCCGATCAAGGGCTGGGAGGCGGGGCTCGCCTGGGTGTTCATCCAGTCGATCATCCTGATGGCGGGCGGCTTCATCGCCCCCTACATCCGCAAGGTGACGCCGCGGGCAGCGCTGCTCGGCACGCTCGCCGGCGTCTCCATCGCCTTCATCTCCATGCGGCCGGCGATGGAGATGTACATGACGCCGGTGATCGGCCTCACCTGCTTCGCCATCATCATGCTGTCCTGGTTCGGCGGCTTCCGCTATCCGCGCGGCATCCCCGCAGGCCTCGTCGCCATCGCGGCGGGCATGCTCATCGCCTGGGCTTCCGTCGCCATCGGCATGCCGATCGGCGGCGTCGGCCTCGACAAGCTCGGCCAGGCCTTCTCGAGCTTCGGCTTCTCGCTGCCGATCCCGGCCATCGGCCACACGTTCTCGGGCTTCCAGTTCCTCGGGATCATCCTGGTCACCGCCATTCCCTTCGGCATCTACGACCTGGTCGAGGCCATGGACAACGTGGAGAGCGCGGAGGCGGCCGGCGACCATTATCCGACGACGCGGGTGCTGACCGCCGACGGCGCCGTCTCGATGATCGGCTGCCTGATGGGCAACCCCTTCATCAACGCGGTCTATATCGGCCATCCCGGCTGGAAGGCGATGGGCGGGCGCATCGGCTATTCGGCGCTGACCGGGCTGATGGTGCTGGTGCTGGCCTGGTTCGGTATCATCGCGCTGCTGACGGCGCTCATCCCCGTCGTCGCCATCGCGCCGATCCTCCTCTACATCGGCATGCTGATCGGTGCGCAGGCCTTCCAGACGACGCCGTCGAGCCATGCGCCGGCGGTCGTGCTGGCGCTCACCCCGCATCTCGCCGCCTGGGCGAAGGTGCTGGTGGACGGGGCGCTGGGCGCCGCCGGCACCAATGCCGCGGCGGTGGGCCTCGACAAGATGGCGCAGGTCGGCGTGCTCTATCACGGTCTCGAGATCATGGGCGGCGGCGCCATCATCACCGGACTGGTGCTCGGCGCCGTTGCCGTCTTCGTCATCGAGAAGAAGTTCGTCGAGGCGGCGATGTTCGCGGCGGCGGGGGCCGTGCTGACCTTCTTCGGCTTCATGCACGGGGAGGCGGTGGGTTTCGCCAGGTCGCCCGGCGTCGCCTTCGCCTATCTCATGGTGGCGGGCCTCCTCTATGCCGCCTCGCTGCGGGATGCGGCGGCCAAGCCTTCCATGACGGCGCAACCGGCGGAATAG
- a CDS encoding cysteine hydrolase family protein has protein sequence MRQATIPADPNPVTIDLDRTALVVIDMQRDFLEPGGFGAALGNDVSKLARAVGPIAALLAFARTNGLLVVHTREGHRPDLADAPPLKVERGDPALRIGACGPMGRILVRGEPGHDIIPELAPAPGEPVVDKPGKGAFYETDLALILGNRRIETLIVCGVTTEVCVHTTVREANDRGFRCLVPGDACASYFDEFHAVGLRMIAAQGGIFGFVTTTGDITAAL, from the coding sequence ATGCGGCAGGCGACCATTCCGGCTGACCCGAACCCGGTGACGATCGATCTCGATCGCACCGCCCTCGTCGTCATCGACATGCAGCGCGACTTCCTCGAGCCCGGCGGCTTCGGGGCGGCGCTGGGCAACGACGTGTCGAAACTCGCCCGCGCCGTCGGCCCCATCGCCGCGCTCCTCGCCTTCGCGCGGACCAATGGGCTCCTCGTCGTCCATACCCGCGAAGGCCACCGGCCCGATCTCGCCGACGCCCCGCCCCTGAAGGTGGAGCGGGGTGACCCGGCCCTGCGGATCGGCGCCTGCGGCCCCATGGGGCGCATCCTCGTGCGCGGCGAGCCCGGCCACGACATCATCCCGGAGCTGGCGCCGGCGCCGGGAGAGCCGGTGGTCGACAAGCCCGGCAAGGGCGCCTTCTACGAGACCGACCTCGCCCTGATCCTCGGCAACCGGCGCATCGAGACGCTGATCGTCTGCGGGGTGACCACCGAGGTCTGCGTCCACACCACGGTGCGCGAGGCCAACGACCGGGGCTTCCGCTGCCTCGTGCCGGGGGACGCCTGCGCCTCCTATTTCGACGAGTTCCATGCGGTGGGGCTGAGGATGATCGCCGCCCAGGGCGGCATCTTCGGCTTCGTCACCACGACGGGAGACATCACCGCAGCGCTTTGA
- a CDS encoding DUF808 domain-containing protein — MSIGLIALLDDIAALAKVAAVTLDDVAAQATKAGAKAAGIVIDDAAVTPRYAVGFAAARELPIVGKIARGSLKNKLIFLLPGALLLSALAPWAITPLLMIGGLYLCYEGFEKVLEMVVPHGEGAPPPDRLAAAPADTKALEDQRVAGAIRTDFILSAEIMAIALSTITSPSLWVQALILAVVGVAITVLVYGAVALIVKADDVGLALAQSERPVSGLGHVLSGRPTELDLRGPSGLDRAVSRVTRPLGRGLVAGMPYFLKTLSLVGTLAMLWVGGGIFVHGLAGYGLAGIEHAIHAVAVSVAAVVPALKAAMEWIVTAVASGLFGLVLGGVVFLAMHYVVEPVMHRRGAAGGH, encoded by the coding sequence GTGAGCATCGGCCTGATCGCACTCCTCGACGACATCGCCGCCCTCGCCAAGGTGGCGGCGGTGACCCTCGACGACGTCGCCGCCCAGGCGACGAAGGCGGGCGCCAAGGCCGCCGGCATCGTCATCGACGACGCGGCGGTGACGCCGCGCTATGCGGTCGGCTTCGCCGCCGCGCGCGAACTCCCCATCGTCGGCAAGATCGCCAGGGGCTCGCTGAAGAACAAGCTGATCTTCCTGCTGCCGGGCGCGCTGCTGCTGAGCGCCCTCGCCCCGTGGGCGATCACGCCGCTCTTGATGATCGGCGGGCTCTACCTCTGCTACGAAGGTTTCGAGAAGGTGCTGGAGATGGTGGTGCCGCACGGCGAGGGCGCGCCGCCGCCCGACCGGCTCGCCGCCGCTCCCGCCGACACCAAGGCGCTGGAGGACCAGCGCGTCGCCGGCGCCATCCGCACCGACTTCATCCTCTCGGCCGAGATCATGGCCATCGCGCTGTCGACCATCACCTCGCCCAGCCTCTGGGTGCAGGCGCTGATCCTGGCGGTGGTCGGGGTGGCGATCACGGTGTTGGTCTACGGGGCCGTGGCGCTGATCGTGAAGGCGGACGATGTGGGGCTGGCGCTCGCGCAGAGCGAGCGGCCGGTGAGCGGCCTCGGCCATGTGCTCAGCGGGCGGCCGACGGAGCTCGACCTGCGTGGCCCCTCGGGCCTCGACCGCGCGGTGAGCCGGGTGACCCGCCCGCTCGGCCGCGGCCTCGTCGCCGGCATGCCCTATTTCCTCAAGACCCTCAGCCTCGTCGGAACGCTCGCCATGCTCTGGGTCGGCGGCGGCATCTTCGTGCACGGCCTCGCGGGCTACGGCCTCGCCGGTATCGAGCACGCGATCCATGCCGTGGCGGTCTCGGTGGCGGCCGTGGTGCCGGCGCTGAAGGCGGCGATGGAGTGGATCGTCACGGCGGTGGCTTCGGGCCTGTTCGGCCTCGTCCTGGGCGGCGTGGTCTTCCTCGCCATGCACTACGTGGTCGAGCCGGTGATGCACCGGCGCGGCGCCGCCGGCGGGCACTGA